Genomic segment of Peribacillus frigoritolerans:
TTCGTTCCTCCTTCTTAACAGTCATTAATACTCGGCCAATTCCCTCATTGCTCTTTCCACTTTATCAGGATTCACCATAAAATGTTTTTCCATCGTAGGCGCATATGGCATGGCAGGTACATCAGGTCCGGCCAATCGTTTTACAGGGGCATCCAAATCAAAAAGGCAATGCTCGGCAATGATGGCTGCGACCTCACTCATGATGCTTCCTTCTTTATTATCTTCCGTAACCAGTAGTACTTTCCCCGTTTTAGATGCTGCTTCTATGATAGCATCCTTATCCAAAGGATAGACTGTACGCAAGTCAAGAACATGTGCAGAAATTCCATCTGCAGCTAATTTTTCTGCTGCCTGAAGGGCAAAATGCACACAAAGGCCATAGGAGATGACAGTAATGTCTTCCCCTTCCCTTTTCACATCCGCCTTACCGATGGGAAGTACATAATCTTCAGTAGGTACCTCACCCTTGATCAAGCGGTACGCCCGTTTATGTTCAAAGAAAAGCACTGGGTCTTCATCGCGAATGGCAGCTTTAAGCAAACCCTTTACATCATACGGAGTGGAAGGCATCACAATTTTCAAGCCCGGCTGATTGGCAAAGATTGCTTCAACCGATTGTGAATGATAAAGAGCTCCATGAATCCCTCCGCCATATGGTGCACGGATTACCATAGGACAGCTCCAGTCATTATTGGAACGGTATCTAATTTTAGCTGCCTCTGAAACGATTTGGTTAATGGCAGGCATGATGAAATCAGCGAATTGCATCTCAGCAATCGGCCGAAGCCCATACATGGCGGCTCCAATTCCCACTCCTGCAATTGCAGATTCAGCGAGCGGGGTATCGATGACCCTGGCTTCACCGAATTGGTCGTATAAACCATTAGTGGCTTTAAAGACCCCACCTTTTTTTCCTACGTCCTCACCCAATACGAATACACGGGAATCGCGTTCCATCTCTTCCCTCATTGCCATTGTCACGGCATCTATATATGAAATCACTGGCATTCTATTACCCCCTTACTTTTGTGCATACACATGATTCATAGCACTTTCAGCCTTCGGATATGGAGCATTTTCAGCATAATCGGTTGCTTCGTTGACTATCTTCATGACTTCATCATTCATTTGTTTCTCAAGGTCATCATCCAAGATTCCCACTTCTTTTAAATACGCTCCAAATGTCATTATCGAGTCCTTCGTTTTGGCTTCGGCCACTTCGTCCGCAGTCCGGTAGCTTCGGTCATCATCATCACTTGAATGAGGCGTGAGCCTGTATGAAACGGTTTCCACCAGTGTAGGGCCTTCTCCCCTTCGTGCACGGTCAGCCGCTTCTTTCACCGCTGCATACACTTCCAATGGATCATTGCCATCCACCGTTATTCCAGGCATCCCATAGCCAATCGCCCTGTCGGAAACATTTTCACATGATAGCTGTTTCTCAATAGGAACTGAAATCGCATATTTATTATTTTCACACATGAAAATGACCGGTAGCTTGTGCACACCTGCAAAGTTGGCCCCTTCATGAAAATCGCCCTGATTGGATGAACCTTCCCCAAACGTTACGAATGTTACCAAATCCTTACCTTCCATCTTCCCTGCAAGGGCAATTCCAACAGCATGCGGGACCTGTGTCGTTACAGGCGATGATCCAGTGACAATCCTATTTTTCTTTTGACCGAAATGACCAGGCATTTGGCGCCCGCCGGAATTGGGATCTTCCTCTTTTGCGAAACCGGAAAGCATCAAGTCTTTTGCGGTCATTCCGAATGTTAGTACCACACCGACATCCCGATAATAAGGCAGTACATAATCCTTTTGCCGATCAAGCGCAAACGCTGCCCCAACCTGTGCCGCTTCTTGCCCCTGGCAGGAAATCACGAAGGGAATTTTCCCGGATCGGTTTAAAAGCCACATGCGCTCATCAATTCTGCGGGACAAAAGCATTGTCCGGTACATATCTAAAACCGTTTCCTCATTTAAGCCTAATTGTTCATGACGTTTTTCTACCATCATAAAACCTCCTGACCTTATTCTTTATGAATGAATGGCACGTCCATCGACAGCAAGCGCCGCCTCTCCGATTGCTTCAGAAAGACTTGGGTGCGGATGAATTGTCTTGCCTATCTCCCAAGGTGTTGCATCAAGCACTTTTGCAAGTCCCGCTTCTGAAATCATATCCGTAACATGTGGTCCGATCATATGAACGCCCAGTATATCATCCGTTTTCTTATCAGCGATGATTTTGACAAAACCATCCGCTTCCCCGAAAACAAGGGCCTTGCCAACTGCACGGAATGGGAATTTCCCAATTTTAAGGTCATAGCCTTCCTTGTTTGCCTGTTCTTCAGTCAAGCCGACACTTGCAGCTTCAGGGCTTGAATACACACATTTTGAAATGAGCGAATAATCCAGCCGTTCCGGTTTTTGGCCTGCGATATGTTCAACGGCCATAATACCTTCATGGGAGGCAACGTGAGCCAATTGCAGACCGCCGATACAGTCACCGATTGCATAGATATGTGATTCCTTCGTTTGGAAGAAGTCATTGGTTTCAATAAAACCTTTTTCTTTCACAATTTCCGTATTTTCAAGGCCGATCCCTTCAACATTTGCTGATCTGCCTACGGAAACAAGCATTTTTTCAGCAGTGAATTCCTCTACCGAACCTTTGACTTCAGCAGAAATGGATACTAAAGCATCCGTTTTCAGGGTTTCAGGCAATACCTTGGCACCTGTAACGAACTTGACGCCTTTTTTCGTTAGGAGACGAAGCATTTCACTTGAAATATCCTGGTCTTCAGTCGGGATGATTCTATCTGCATATTCAAGTACTGTCACTTCCACACCAAAATCATTGAGCATCGAAGCCCATTCAATGCCGATAACTCCACCGCCTACAATAATCATTGATTTTGGCAGGCTCTCAAGCTTTAGAGCTTCATCCGATGTAAGCACAAATTCCCCATCAATCGCCAAACCGGGCAGTGTCCTCGGACGCGAACCGGTGGCAATGATGACATTCTGAGGAATGAGCATTTCATTTTCACTGCCATCATTCATTTCCACGGAAATTGTCCCAGGCATCGGTGAAAATATAGAAGGACCAAGTATACGTCCTAACCCTTCATAAACCGTTATCTTTCCTTGTTTCATCAAGTGCTGGACACCTTTATAGAGTTGATCGACCACTTTATTCTTTCTTTCTTGCACCTTAAGGAAATCTACCTTTACATCCCCGGTAACAACACCGAATTCCTCACTTTTCACTGCAGTCTGATAAACTTCCGCACTCCTTAAAAGTGCTTTTGAAGGGATACAGCCTTTATGTAGACACGTTCCGCCGAGCTTGCCTTTCTCCACGACAGCCGTTTTCAATCCTAATTGAGCAGCCCTTATCGCTGCCACATACCCGCCTGTTCCTCCGCCGAGGATAACGAGGTCAAATTCTTCAGCCAAAACCGCTCCTCCTCACAAATACATACTATTGTCATCATTTTTACTTGCCCTATGTTTATTACGTTATCCATGTTGAAAATTCCTGTGTTTATTTAAAAAAACACAGGAATCTAGATCTTGTACAATTACATTCATTTTCTTCCATTCAAGATATGTTTTTCATTTTGCAAGAATTGGCTTCTTGAATTTCTCATGCGAGCAATTCTCTCCTCTGCCATCCTATCCGCCGCTTTATAAGTTGGGATTTGATCACGTTTTGCAATCTCGATGACTCTTTCAATTGTATCATAAACCGTTTCCACTTTCTTAAGGGCTCTTTCCCGATTATACCCTAAAAGCTCATCGGCCACGTTTATGACTCCACCTGCATTAATTACATAATCAGGAGCGTATATAATACCCTTTTCATGAATTTGATCGCCATGAACAGGTTCCTTTAATTGATTATTTGCAGCACCTGCAATGACCTTCGCCTTGATTTGATTGATTGTATGATCATTTATGACAGCCCCTAATGCACAAGGTGCATAGATATCACAGTCGACTCCATAAATTTCATCAGGATTCACTGCGGTCGCCCCAAAGGATTCAACCGCACGGGCCACGCTTTCTTTATTGATATCCGTAACGATTAGCTTGGCGCCTTCCTCATGAAGGTGACGGCATAAGTTATAAGAAACATTCCCGACGCCTTGGACTGCAATTACCTTGCCTTCTAAAGAGTCAGTTCCGAATGCCTCTTTTGCAGCAGCCTTCATACCTCGGTATACCCCATATGCAGTAACAGGGGAAGGATTACCCGAAGAACCGAATGCAGGGGAAATCCCAGTGACAAAATCCGTCTCCTCATGAATGAGATCCATATCCTCAACCGTTGTACCTACATCTTCAGCTGTTATATAACGGCCATTCAGCCCTTGGATATACCTTCCGAATGCACGGAACATCTCTTCATTTTTATCCTTACGCGGATCGCCGATGATGACAGTCTTCCCCCCGCCTAAATTCAAGCCGGCAGCGGCGTTCTTATATGTCATTCCTCTCGAAAGCCTTAAGGCATCTTCAATAGCATCTTCTTCAGATGCATACGTCCACATCCTTGTGCCTCCAAGCGCAGGTCCTAATGTTGTATCATGAATGGCAATAATCGCTTTCAAACCCGATTGTTTGTCCTGACAGAATAGCAGTTGCTCGTAATCATACTTCTCAAGATATTTAAAAATTTCCATAAAGGAATCCTCCCTAGATGTTTTAATACATGTCAGAGATGAGAAAACTGAATTTCTCCTCATTCTTACTTGTTCCTACGTTCATTTTAAATAAAATCCGCTACTCACATGATATTTTCCCTATGGGGAATGGTTCCCTTGAAAAACCCATGCACCTTTAAATATGCAAATAACATGCCAATAAAATACATAATGAGAGCGTTTTTATCCAAAAAAAGGAGATGCTGGTTATTATGTTGGGCAACTATAGCCTATAACAAATTGAAAAAAATTTCATGTTAGAAGTGGAGTCTCGCTTAAATTAAAATAAATCAGAAAATTCCGTGCAGTTTTTTTCATAGTGCGCAATTACTTGCGTGCAAAAATTTTCACAGTTTTAATTTTTCCATTTTGTAATATAGATTTCTGACAGAAATCCCAAGAGCTTTTGCCGTAAGTGTTTTATTTCCCTTGTGGGTATGGAACGCTTGCTGAATGATATCGGCTTCATACTGGTCTATTATCTCCGAGAGCGGTTTCCCCGATACGTAGCCAGAAGGCTTCATTAATAATTTCTCTTGTTTTAATGGAATCTCTTCGATAAAATCCGGAATATGATGTATATCAATGATCGTCTCGTTCAATTTCATGAAAATGATTGCCCGTCCTAAGATATTTTCCAGTTCCCTCACATTACCTGGCCAGTTGTAGATTTGCATCTTATGTATAGCTGCTGCTGTAATTCCCTCTATGCTCCGTCCATACTCCTGATTGATTTTATTAATCAAATGCTCCGCCAATTCTCTCAAATCTTCTTTTCTCTTTCTTAATGGAGCAATGAATATAGGCATGCGGTTCAGCCTGAAATATAAGTCTTCCCTGAATGATCCGTTTGCGATGGCCTCTTCAAGATTGATATTCGTAGCGGCTATGACACGGACATTGATGGGAATCGGCTTCGTCCCCCCCACTCTGATGATTTCCTTTTCTTGTAAAACCCGAAGCAATTTAGCTTGAATGTTGGCTGGTAATTCACCAATTTCGTCCAAAAAGATACTCCCTTGATTTGCCTCTTCAAAAAACCCGACCTTTCCGCCCCTGCTTGCCCCTGTAAAGGCTCCTTCATCATAACCGAACAGTTCACTTTCAAGTAATGATTCCGAGATGGCCGCACAATTTACACGAACGAATTTATTGAATTTCCTATCGCTCGCATTATGGATGGCATGTGCAAATAACTC
This window contains:
- a CDS encoding alpha-ketoacid dehydrogenase subunit beta, encoding MPVISYIDAVTMAMREEMERDSRVFVLGEDVGKKGGVFKATNGLYDQFGEARVIDTPLAESAIAGVGIGAAMYGLRPIAEMQFADFIMPAINQIVSEAAKIRYRSNNDWSCPMVIRAPYGGGIHGALYHSQSVEAIFANQPGLKIVMPSTPYDVKGLLKAAIRDEDPVLFFEHKRAYRLIKGEVPTEDYVLPIGKADVKREGEDITVISYGLCVHFALQAAEKLAADGISAHVLDLRTVYPLDKDAIIEAASKTGKVLLVTEDNKEGSIMSEVAAIIAEHCLFDLDAPVKRLAGPDVPAMPYAPTMEKHFMVNPDKVERAMRELAEY
- a CDS encoding thiamine pyrophosphate-dependent dehydrogenase E1 component subunit alpha codes for the protein MVEKRHEQLGLNEETVLDMYRTMLLSRRIDERMWLLNRSGKIPFVISCQGQEAAQVGAAFALDRQKDYVLPYYRDVGVVLTFGMTAKDLMLSGFAKEEDPNSGGRQMPGHFGQKKNRIVTGSSPVTTQVPHAVGIALAGKMEGKDLVTFVTFGEGSSNQGDFHEGANFAGVHKLPVIFMCENNKYAISVPIEKQLSCENVSDRAIGYGMPGITVDGNDPLEVYAAVKEAADRARRGEGPTLVETVSYRLTPHSSDDDDRSYRTADEVAEAKTKDSIMTFGAYLKEVGILDDDLEKQMNDEVMKIVNEATDYAENAPYPKAESAMNHVYAQK
- the lpdA gene encoding dihydrolipoyl dehydrogenase — protein: MAEEFDLVILGGGTGGYVAAIRAAQLGLKTAVVEKGKLGGTCLHKGCIPSKALLRSAEVYQTAVKSEEFGVVTGDVKVDFLKVQERKNKVVDQLYKGVQHLMKQGKITVYEGLGRILGPSIFSPMPGTISVEMNDGSENEMLIPQNVIIATGSRPRTLPGLAIDGEFVLTSDEALKLESLPKSMIIVGGGVIGIEWASMLNDFGVEVTVLEYADRIIPTEDQDISSEMLRLLTKKGVKFVTGAKVLPETLKTDALVSISAEVKGSVEEFTAEKMLVSVGRSANVEGIGLENTEIVKEKGFIETNDFFQTKESHIYAIGDCIGGLQLAHVASHEGIMAVEHIAGQKPERLDYSLISKCVYSSPEAASVGLTEEQANKEGYDLKIGKFPFRAVGKALVFGEADGFVKIIADKKTDDILGVHMIGPHVTDMISEAGLAKVLDATPWEIGKTIHPHPSLSEAIGEAALAVDGRAIHS
- the bcd gene encoding branched-chain amino acid dehydrogenase; this translates as MEIFKYLEKYDYEQLLFCQDKQSGLKAIIAIHDTTLGPALGGTRMWTYASEEDAIEDALRLSRGMTYKNAAAGLNLGGGKTVIIGDPRKDKNEEMFRAFGRYIQGLNGRYITAEDVGTTVEDMDLIHEETDFVTGISPAFGSSGNPSPVTAYGVYRGMKAAAKEAFGTDSLEGKVIAVQGVGNVSYNLCRHLHEEGAKLIVTDINKESVARAVESFGATAVNPDEIYGVDCDIYAPCALGAVINDHTINQIKAKVIAGAANNQLKEPVHGDQIHEKGIIYAPDYVINAGGVINVADELLGYNRERALKKVETVYDTIERVIEIAKRDQIPTYKAADRMAEERIARMRNSRSQFLQNEKHILNGRK